A genomic window from Lotus japonicus ecotype B-129 chromosome 1, LjGifu_v1.2 includes:
- the LOC130734032 gene encoding periodic tryptophan protein 2, which translates to MNFRFQNLLGAPYRGGNTVISNNTLLLSPIGNRVSVTDLIKSETTTLPIQSSSNISRIAVSPDGTFLLTVDDRNRCHFINLPRRALLHRISFKHRVAAVQFSPDGNHIAVAAGKLLQIWRTPGFSTEFSAFELYRTFADFDNKITSIDWCPRSEYLIVGSKDLTARILCKEKVRDVVKYKKPFSLLGHRDTVVAAFFGVNSRTDRACKAYTVTRDCYLFSWGFTSDDEESPPPSPGTPDRDLEGDLTVVDNGGVKKRKGPEIGEEEEDEGYLSRGKWELLRKDGFSQGHAKVTACDYHRGLDMVVVGFSNGVFGLYQMPEFVCIHMLSISREKITTAVFNKLGNWLAFGCAKLGQLLVWEWRSESYILKQQGHYFDVNCVAYSHDSQLLATGADDNKVKVWTVSSGFCFVTLTEHTNAVTALHFTGTNNCLLSASLDGTVRAWDLLRYRNFRIFTTPSSRQFVSLAADQSGEVVCAGTSDSFEIFVWSMRTGRLLDVLSGHEAPVHGLMFSPTNAVLASSSWDKTVRLWDVFDGKGAVETFSHTHDVLTVAYRPDGRQLACSTLDGQIYFWDPIDGILMYTIEGSRDIAGGRLMSDRRSAANSSSGKFFTSLCYSADGSYILAGGSSRYICMYDIADQVMLRRFKITHNLSLDGVLDFLNSKNMTEAGPLDLIDDDNSDIEEGVEKQTRGKLGFDLPGSSSNHGRPVIQTKCLRIAPTGRSFVAATTEGVLVYSVDESFIFDPTDMDIDVTPEAVDKALDENRLSEALILSLRLNDDSLIKKCIFAVSPADIPSIATSIPPRYLQRLIEALATLLENSPHLEFILRWSQELCKAHGDYIQNNSRNLLPSLKSWQKAITTNHQDLADTCSSNEYMLQYLCSSLAKK; encoded by the exons ATGAACTTCCGATTCCAGAACCTCCTCGGAGCACCCTACAGAGGCGGCAACACCGTCATCTCCAACAACACCCTCCTCCTCTCACCCATCGGTAACCGCGTCTCCGTCACCGACCTCATCAAATCCGAAACCACAACGCTCCCTATCCAATCCTCCTCCAACATCTCCCGCATCGCCGTCTCCCCCGACGGCACCTTCCTCCTCACCGTCGACGACCGCAACCGCTGCCACTTCATCAACCTCCCCCGCCGCGCCCTCCTCCACCGCATCTCCTTCAAACACCGCGTTGCCGCCGTACAATTCTCCCCTGACGGCAACCACATCGCCGTCGCCGCTGGTAAGCTTCTTCAGATCTGGCGCACCCCGGGTTTTAGCACCGAGTTTTCCGCCTTCGAGCTCTATCGAACCTTCGCCGATTTCGATAACAAGATCACTTCCATCGATTGGTGCCCGCGTTCCGAATATTTGATCGTAGGTTCCAAGGACCTTACTGCGAGAATCCTGTGCAAGGAGAAGGTTAGGGATGTTGTGAAGTACAAAAAGCCTTTCTCGTTGTTAGGTCATAGGGATACCGTTGTTGCGGCGTTCTTCGGTGTTAATTCGAGAACCGATAGGGCTTGCAAGGCGTATACAGTTACTAGGGATTGCTATTTGTTTAGCTGGGGGTTTACTAGTGATGATGAGGAATCACCGCCGCCATCGCCCGGGACACCTGATAGGGATTTGGAAGGGGATTTAACGGTTGTGGACAATGGCGGCgtgaagaagaggaaggggCCGGAAAttggggaggaggaggaggatgaaggCTACTTGAGTAGAGGGAAGTGGGAGTTGTTGAGGAAGGATGGTTTTTCGCAGGGGCACGCGAAGGTGACGGCGTGTGATTATCATAGAGGGCTGGACATGGTGGTTGTGGGATTCTCCAATGGTGTGTTTGGGTTGTATCAGATGCCGGAGTTCGTGTGCATTCACATGTTGTCTATATCCAGGGAGAAGATCACCACTGCTGTTTTTAATAAGCTTGGAAACTGGTTGGCTTTTGGCTGTGCCAAGCTTGGCCAGCTCCTTGTGTGGGAGTGGCGGTCAGAGAGCTATATATTGAAGCAGCAGGGTCATTACTTTGATGTCAATTGTGTTGCGTATTCACATGATTCTCAGctccttgctacaggagcagaTGATAATAAAGTGAAG GTGTGGACTGTTTCCTCAGGGTTTTGCTTTGTCACATTGACGGAGCACACCAATGCTGTTACGGCTCTGCATTTCACAGGAACTAACAATTGCCTGCTTAGTGCATCTCTTGACGGGACTGTTCGTGCATGGGATTTATTACGTTATCGCAATTTTAGGATATTTACAACCCCTTCATCAAGGCAGTTTGTTTCTTTGGCAGCAGATCAAAGTGGTGAGGTGGTATGTGCTGGCACTTCAGATTCCTTTGAG ATTTTTGTCTGGTCAATGAGAACTGGTCGTTTGTTGGATGTGCTTAGTGGTCATGAAGCTCCTGTTCATGGACTAATGTTTTCCCCTACAAAC GCTGTCTTGGCTTCATCATCCTGGGACAAAACCGTCCGGTTGTGGGATGTCTTTGATGGAAAAGGAGCAGTTGAAACATTTTCTCACACACATGATGTTCTAACAGTGGCTTATCGTCCAGATGGAAGGCAGTTAGCTTGCAGCACATTAGATGGACAAATTTATTTTTGGGATCCAATAGATGGTATACTGATGTACACCATAGAAGGTTCTAGGGATATTGCTGGAGGTCGCTTAATGTCTGATCGGAGATCAGCTGCCAACTCAAGTTCAGGGAAATTCTTCACAAGCTTGTGTTATTCAGCTGATGGAAGCTACATATTAGCTGGAGGAAGTAGCAGATATATCTGCATGTATGATATTGCAGATCAG GTAATGCTGCGACGTTTCAAGATAACTCACAATCTCTCATTAGATGGAGTGCTCGACTTTTTAAACTCTAAAAATATGACAGAAGCTGGTCCACTAGATTTGATTGATGATGATAACAGTGACATTGAAGAAGGTGTTGAGAAACAAACACGAGGGaaattaggatttgatttaccAGGATCCTCGTCTAATCATGGAAGACCTGTTATACAAACAAAATGCCTCAGAATTGCACCTACTGGGCGGAGTTTTGTAGCAGCAACTACTGAGGGAGTTTTGGTTTATTCTGTTGATGAATCATTCATATTTGATCCAACTGACATGGACATAGATGTTACGCCAGAG GCTGTTGATAAGGCTCTTGATGAAAACCGACTAAGTGAGGCTTTGATCCTTAGCCTTCGCTTAAATGATGACTCTTTgattaaaaaatgtatttttgcCGTTAGTCCAGCAGATATTCCATCAATTGCCACATCAATCCCTCCCAGATATCTTCAGCGATTAATTGAGGCACTTGCAACACTTCTAGAAAACTCCCCGCATTTGGAATTTATACTTCGATGGTCTCAG GAGCTCTGTAAAGCCCATGGGGATTATATTCAGAATAACTCTAGAAATCTTCTCccatcgttgaagtcttggcaGAAAGCAATCACTACAAATCATCAGGATCTAGCTGATACGTGCTCTTCCAATGAATATATGCTGCAATATTTATGCTCTTCCCTTGCCAAGAAATGA